In a genomic window of Glycine max cultivar Williams 82 chromosome 13, Glycine_max_v4.0, whole genome shotgun sequence:
- the LOC100778352 gene encoding ADP,ATP carrier protein 1, chloroplastic, producing the protein MDAVLQTRGLLSLPANPVNRISLFNPSQGLKHRFFSPKPKNLSGSSLSSNGFPKLSPRPNNVFAQRDQNKNLFLCRAEAAAASFGEPESEKQKFLGIEVATLKKIVPLGMMFFCILFNYTILRDTKDVLVVTARGSSAEIIPFLKTWVNLPMAIGFMLLYTKLANVLSKQALFYSIILPFIAFFGAFGFVLYPLSNYIHPEAFADKLLNILGPRFLGPLAIMRIWSFCLFYVMAELWGSVVISVLFWGFANQITTIDEAKRFYPLFGLGANVALVFSGRTVKYFSNLRSTLGPGVDGWAISLKAMMSIVVGMGFAICFLYWWVNNYVPLPTRSKKKKEKPKMGTMESIKFLVSSKYIRDLATLVVAYGISINLVEVTWKSKLKAQFPSPNEYSSFMGDFSTATGIATFIMMLLSQFIFDKYGWGVAAKITPTVLLLTGVGFFSLILFGGPIAPVIAKFGMTPLLAAVYVGAMQNIFSKSAKYSLFDPCKEMAYIPLDEDTKVKGKAAIDVVCNPLGKSGGALIQQFMILTFGSLANSTPYLGGVLLVIVLAWLSAAKSLDTQFTALRREEELEKEMERAAAVKIPVVAKDEDGNGSLKSVPLLNPTAGDSSSTLN; encoded by the exons aTGGACGCTGTTCTTCAAACCAGAGGCCTTCTCTCTCTCCCCGCAAACCCCGTTAACAGAATCTCACTCTTTAACCCTTCACAAGGTTTAAAGCACAGATTTTTCTCTCCAAAGCCAAAAAACCTTTCTGGGTCTTCTCTTTCCTCCAATGGGTTCCCAAAACTCTCACCAAGACCCAACAATGTCTTTGCCCAAAGGGACCAAAACAAAAACTTGTTCTTGTGCAGGGCTGAGGCTGCTGCAGCCTCCTTTGGGGAACCAGAAAGTGAGAAACAAAAGTTTTTGGGTATTGAAGTTGCCACCTTGAAGAAGATTGTGCCTCTGGGGATGATGTTCTTTTGCATCCTCTTCAACTATACAATCTTAAGGGACACAAAAGATGTGTTGGTTGTGACGGCCAGAGGAAGCAGTGCTGAGATTATACCGTTTCTCAAAACCTGGGTGAACCTTCCCATGGCCATTGGGTTCATGTTATTGTACACAAAGTTGGCTAATGTGTTGTCCAAGCAGGCTCTCTTCTACTCTATTATTCTTCCCTTCATTGCCTTCTTTGGGGcctttggttttgttttgtaCCCTCTCAGCAACTATATTCACCCTGAGGCTTTTGCGGATAAGCTTCTCAACATCCTTGGCCCACGGTTCCTTGGTCCTCTTGCAATTATGAGAATATGGAGCTTCTGTTTGTTCTATGTCATGGCTGAATTGTGGGGGAGTGTGGTCATTTCAGTGCTGTTTTGGGGGTTTGCCAATCAG aTTACTACCATTGATGAAGCAAAAAGATTCTATCCTCTATTTGGACTTGGGGCCAATGTAGCCCTTGTGTTCTCTGGTCGGACAGTGAAATACTTTTCTAATCTGAGGAGTACTTTAGGTCCTGGAGTTGATGGTTGGGCCATCTCTCTGAAAGCAATGATGAGCATAGTTGTGGGCATGGGATTTGCAATCTGTTTCCTGTATTGGTGGGTGAACAATTATGTTCCTCTTCCTACACGtagcaagaagaagaag GAGAAGCCCAAGATGGGAACAATGGAGAGCATTAAGTTCTTGGTGTCTTCAAAATATATAAGGGATCTTGCCACTTTAGTGGTTGCATATGGAATTAGCATTAATCTTGTTGAGGTTACATGGAAATCAAAGCTCAAAGCTCAG TTTCCAAGCCCCAACGAGTACTCATCTTTTATGGGAGACTTCTCAACTGCAACTGGAATTGCTACATTCATAATGATGCTTCTAAGTCAATTTATATTTGACAAATATGGGTGGGGAGTTGCTGCCAAGATCACCCCCACCGTCCTGCTTTTGACAGGAGTTGGTTTCTTTTCTCTTATATTATTTGGTGGCCCAATTGCTCCTGTTATTGCAAAGTTTGGAATGACTCCACTGCTAGCTGCTGTATATGTGGGTGCCATGCAGAACATATTCAGCAAGAGTGCTAAGTACAGTTTATTCGATCCATGCAAAGAAATGGCCTACATACCCTTGGATGAGGATACCAAG GTCAAGGGGAAGGCAGCCATTGATGTTGTGTGCAACCCATTGGGGAAATCTGGAGGAGCTCTAATTCAGCAGTTCATGATCTTAACTTTTGGTTCACTAGCTAACTCAACTCCGTACCTAGGAGGGGTCCTTCTGGTGATTGTTCTTGCCTGGTTATCAGCAGCCAAGTCGCTTGATACACAGTTTACTGCCTTGCGTCGAGAAGAAGAACTTGAGAAAGAGATGGAGAGAGCAGCAGCTGTTAAGATACCAGTGGTGGCCAAGGATGAGGATGGAAATGGTTCTCTTAAAAGTGTTCCACTGTTAAATCCAACAGCTGGTGACTCCTCAAGTACATTGAATTGA